A stretch of Bos taurus isolate L1 Dominette 01449 registration number 42190680 breed Hereford chromosome 5, ARS-UCD2.0, whole genome shotgun sequence DNA encodes these proteins:
- the LOC100138381 gene encoding LOW QUALITY PROTEIN: killer cell lectin-like receptor subfamily B member 1 (The sequence of the model RefSeq protein was modified relative to this genomic sequence to represent the inferred CDS: substituted 1 base at 1 genomic stop codon): MDNQPVYENSNLARDSATERSSPSSLCQNVCRGPCQHRFALKLGCAGIILLAFTVIALKISVISLIQNSSKGKSTVDSQEKRMETTERPVLLTCPMHWQQIXHKCLYLHETSKSWNDSLADCSTRESSLLLIQDREECLKGSMQMKISTLTSRSSQSERLNRHILIQNLINEEGILFWIGLNFTFSEKSWKWVNGSFLNSKIESFLFLHRLPIFGDAKEDCCVYISKTQCISDYCAAENRWICQKELKPVRNKGIYSSN; the protein is encoded by the exons atgGACAATCAGCCGGTGTACGAAAATTCAAACTTAGCCAGGGATTCTGCCACTGAAAGGtcatcaccctcttctctttgtcAGA ATGTTTGTCGGGGTCCATGTCAGCATAGATTCGCTCTGAAACTTGGGTGTGCTGGGATTATTCTTCTTGCCTTTACTGTGATTGCATTGAAAATTTCAG TGATATCCTTAATACAAAACTCATCAAAAGGAAAAAGCACTGTGGATTCCCAAGAAAAGAGGATGGAAACAACAG AGAGACCAGTTCTGTTAACATGCCCAATGCATTGGCAACAAATCTGACATAAATGCTTATATCTTCATGAAACTTCCAAATCTTGGAATGACAGTCTAGCTGACTGTTCCACAAGAGAATCCAGTCTACTGCTTATTCAAGATCGGGAAGAATG CCTTAAGGGTTCTATGCAGATGAAAATATCAACCTTGACTTCAAGAAGCTCACAATCTGAGAGACTAAATAGAcat ATACTCATACAAAACCTGATAAACGAAGAAGGAATTCTGTTTTGGATTGGATTAAATTTTACATTCTCAGAGAAGAGCTGGAAGTGGGTAAATGGAtcctttttaaattctaaaat agagtcttttctttttctccacagaTTACCCATTTTTGGTGATGCTAAAGAAGACTGCTGTGTTTACATATCAAAGACACAATGTATTTCTGATTACTGTGCTGCAGAAAATAGATGGATCTGCCAAAAAGAACTAAAACCTGTCAGAAACAAAGGAATATATTCTTCCAATTGA